A stretch of the Planktothricoides raciborskii GIHE-MW2 genome encodes the following:
- a CDS encoding glycoside hydrolase family 57 protein, with product MAIGYVALVLHAHLPFVRHPESDYVLEEEWLYEAITETYIPLLRVFEGLRNDGIDFKITMSMTPPLVSMLRDPLLQERYDEHLSKLEELIELEIEHNQHNGHIRYLAEHYASEFNATREIWERYSGDLVTAFKQFQDSNNLEIITCGATHGYLPLMKMYPQAVWAQLQVACQHYEENFGRPPKGIWLPECAYYEGLERMLADVGLRYFLTDGHGILYGRPRPRFGTYSPIFTETGVAAFGRDHESSQQVWSSEVGYPGAAEYREFYKDLGWEAEYEYIKPYIMPNGQRKNIGIKYHKITGRGLGLGDKQLYDPYWAREKAAEHAGNFMFNRERQVDHLYNLMQRPPIVVSPYDAELFGHWWYEGPWFIDYLFRKSWYDQGTYEMTHLADYLRTHKTHQVCRPSQSSWGYKGYHEYWLNDTNAWIYSHLHKGAERMISLSLREAADELEEKALNQAARELLLAQSSDWAFIMRTGTMVPYAVRRTRSHLMRLNKIYDDVNSGKIDSGWLEKVEAIDNIFPSINYRVYRPL from the coding sequence ATGGCTATTGGCTACGTTGCCTTGGTTCTCCATGCCCATTTACCTTTTGTCCGACACCCAGAAAGTGACTATGTTCTAGAAGAAGAATGGCTCTATGAAGCCATTACCGAGACATATATCCCTTTACTGCGAGTATTTGAAGGACTCAGGAACGATGGGATTGATTTTAAAATCACGATGAGCATGACTCCGCCGTTAGTCTCCATGCTCCGGGATCCCTTACTACAAGAACGCTATGACGAACATTTATCTAAGCTCGAAGAACTGATCGAGCTAGAAATTGAACACAATCAACATAATGGCCACATCCGTTACCTCGCCGAACATTATGCCAGCGAGTTTAACGCAACTCGCGAGATATGGGAGCGTTATAGCGGAGATTTAGTAACGGCATTTAAACAATTCCAAGACAGCAATAACTTAGAAATTATCACCTGCGGGGCGACTCATGGCTATTTGCCATTGATGAAAATGTATCCCCAAGCTGTCTGGGCTCAATTACAAGTAGCGTGCCAGCATTATGAGGAAAACTTTGGTCGTCCCCCCAAAGGCATATGGCTACCAGAATGTGCTTATTATGAAGGCTTGGAGCGGATGCTGGCAGATGTGGGTTTACGCTATTTCCTGACTGATGGCCACGGGATTTTGTACGGTCGGCCTCGGCCTCGGTTTGGCACTTATTCGCCAATTTTCACGGAAACAGGGGTGGCGGCTTTCGGTCGAGACCATGAGTCTTCACAACAGGTTTGGTCTTCTGAGGTGGGCTATCCTGGTGCGGCGGAATATCGAGAGTTTTACAAAGACTTGGGCTGGGAAGCGGAATATGAGTATATTAAGCCCTACATTATGCCCAATGGACAGCGCAAGAATATTGGGATTAAATATCACAAGATTACCGGGCGCGGTTTGGGTTTAGGGGATAAACAACTCTACGATCCCTACTGGGCTAGAGAAAAAGCTGCCGAACACGCCGGGAACTTTATGTTCAACCGGGAAAGACAGGTGGATCATCTTTATAATCTGATGCAGCGTCCGCCAATTGTGGTGTCTCCTTACGATGCTGAGTTATTTGGCCACTGGTGGTATGAAGGCCCCTGGTTTATTGATTATTTATTCCGCAAGTCTTGGTATGACCAAGGGACTTATGAGATGACTCATTTGGCGGATTATCTGCGGACTCACAAAACTCACCAGGTTTGCCGTCCGTCCCAGTCCAGTTGGGGTTACAAGGGATATCACGAGTATTGGCTTAATGATACGAATGCTTGGATTTATTCCCATTTGCACAAGGGTGCGGAACGGATGATTTCGTTGAGCCTTCGCGAGGCGGCTGACGAGTTGGAAGAAAAAGCTCTGAACCAAGCGGCACGGGAGTTGTTGCTGGCGCAGTCTTCGGACTGGGCATTTATTATGCGGACTGGGACGATGGTTCCCTATGCGGTGCGGCGCACCCGATCGCATTTGATGCGGTTAAATAAAATCTATGATGATGTAAATAGCGGAAAAATAGATTCCGGTTGGCTGGAAAAAGTCGAGGCGATCGACAATATTTTCCCCAGTATTAACTATCGAGTGTATCGACCTCTATAA